A single Cottoperca gobio chromosome 5, fCotGob3.1, whole genome shotgun sequence DNA region contains:
- the lmod1b gene encoding leiomodin-1: MSRRKVRGLTRTGRQVSEDPDLDNLLSTLSPEEVKELENDMMKVPDLKPEDEKIIDKGESQAVQPPTGNSVRDVKLDSRQESDRKGRLSEREQSFEGDTKKESRKQEYLRKMGLSQEGNDDVTVGLQRQASVSSERDIKADDKNSKGPEGLKEERSRLSSRYRKQESRESDVTEETKDKEKQEDNKIRDRRESRESTGNKTKDMISKLQDKKDESKDRKEDRRKDESKTKDLISKLREKHEKEVGKEKERRSESFRTQGLVSKMLEKQSKAQESPSPESKSEEKTPKAEEKKAEDKNKPEVKLERQASERGEVQVKHDKAEKRTDREELVNHSDHVKEKEKKVSTEKTVEEKKDKEEGRGKVQKAEESEKLGNCVVKNSPNSKAKEEEEEEEDSSMFDELMEQVRSNDPSLIELNVNNSEVIKTKTLIEFAEALHKNTHVKKFALANCRADDHVAYAISGTLRSNNSITSINVDSNHLTGKGILSLIQALPHNSTLTELRFQNQRHICGGKTEMEMTKILKENTTLLKLGYHFELAGPRMTTTNILSRNMDRQRQKRLQEQKQAQANGEKKGTLEVPKVGGGGSLRSSPRASPKPSPIPSPMPSPKLTPKRGAGGLAPPPPPPPPGGGPPPPPPPMLDVDALRNSLTPVSQRKLDAKSPGGGKNTRDQLLASIRGNDKKQLKKVAVPKWLQ, encoded by the exons ATGTCCAGGAGAAAGGTGAGGGGCCTGACCCGTACGGGCCGTCAGGTCAGCGAGGACCCAGATTTGGACAACCTGCTGTCCACCCTCTCCCCCgaggaggtgaaggagctgGAGAATGACATGATGAAAGTGCCGGACCTCAAGCCGGAGGATGAGAAGATCATCGACAAAGGGGAGAGCCAAGCTGTGCAGCCGCCTACGGGCAACAGTGTCCGAGACGTTAAACTGGACAGCAGACAGGAGAGTGACCGCAAAGGGAGGCTGAGCGAGAGGGAACAGTCATTTGAG GGTGACACAAAGAAGGAGAGCCGGAAGCAGGAATACCTGAGGAAGATGGGCCTGAGCCAGGAGGGGAACGACGACGTGACAGTAGGGCTACAAAGACAAGCCAGTGTCTCAAGTGAAAGAGATATTAAGGCGGACGACAAAAACAGCAAAGGTCCCGAAGGTTTGAAAGAGGAGCGGAGTCGTCTTTCCAGTAGATACAGGAAGCAGGAAAGCAGAGAGAGTGACGTGACAGAGGAGaccaaagacaaagagaaacaagaggACAATAAGataagagacagaagagaaagcagagagagcacaggtaacaaaacaaaagatatgATCTCTAAGTTACAGGACAAAAAGGATGAAAGCAAAGACAGGaaagaagacaggagaaaagaTGAGAGCAAAACCAAAGACCTTATCTCGAAGCTACGAGAAAAACACGAGAAGGAAGTGggcaaggagaaggagagaagatcTGAGAGTTTCAGGACTCAAGGACTTGTCTCTAAAATGTTGGAGAAGCAGAGCAAAGCACAAGAAAGCCCGAGCCCGGAGAGTAAATCAGAAGAGAAGACGCCTAAAGCGGAGGAGAAGAAAGCTGAAGATAAAAACAAGCCTGAAGTGAAACTTGAGCGACAGGCATCAGAGAGAGGTGAGGTGCAGGTGAAACACGACAAGGCGGAGAAAAGGACAGATAGAGAAGAGCTGGTTAACCATAGTGACCAcgtgaaagagaaggagaagaaggttAGCACGGAGAAGACGGTGGAGgagaaaaaggacaaagagGAGGGCAGGGGAAAAGTTCAAAAAGCTGAAGAAAGTGAGAAACTTGGCAACTGCGTGGTCAAAAACAGCCCCAACAGCAAGgcgaaagaggaagaggaggaggaggaagactcGAGCATGTTCGATGAGCTGATGGAGCAGGTTCGCAGCAACGACCCCTCCCTCATTGAGCTCAACGTCAACAACTCAGAGGTCATCAAGACCAAAACACTCATCGAGTTTGCAGAGGCTTTGCACAAAAACACCCACGTTAAGAAGTTTGCTTTGGCTAACTGCCGTGCGGACGACCACGTGGCTTATGCCATCTCAGGCACGCTGCGCAGCAACAACTCCATCACCAGCATCAACGTGGACTCCAACCATCTCACCGGCAAGGGCATCCTGTCTCTGATCCAGGCGCTGCCACACAACTCCACCTTGACTGAGCTCCGCTTTCAAAACCAGCGTCACATCTGTGGCGGGAAGACCGAGATGGAGATGACCAAGATCCTGAAAGAGAACACCACTCTGCTCAAACTGGGCTACCACTTTGAGTTAGCTGGACCCAGAATGACTACGACAAACATACTGAGTCGCAACATGGACCGGCAGAGGCAGAAGCGCCTGCAGGAGCAGAAGCAGGCCCAGGCCAACGGGGAGAAGAAGGGGACGCTGGAGGTACCCAAGGTGGGGGGTGGAGGATCTCTGAGAAGCTCGCCCAGAGCGTCGCCTAAACCTTCTCCAATACCGTCCCCTATGCCATCGCCAAAGCTGACTCCTAAAAGAGGAGCTGGAGGTCTggctccaccaccacctccgcctcctcctgGGGGGGGACCGCCAC